The proteins below come from a single Tsuneonella deserti genomic window:
- a CDS encoding cysteine synthase A codes for MTSSSARKNTLDLIGNTPLVRLEGPSAEAGCEIWGKCEFLNPGGSVKDRAALAIVRDAEERGDLQPGGTIVEGTAGNTGIGLALVGNALGYRTIIVMPDNQSAEKMDTLRALGAELVLVPPTKYSDGNHFVHTSRRLAEETPGAIWANQFDNTANRKGHIETTAEEIWAQLDGRIDGFTCAVGTGGTLAGVGMGLKEHDPQIVVALTDPHGAALYSHYATGELKAEGSSVAEGIGQGRITGNLEGAPVDTQFRVSDEEGLEWVARLLREEGLCLGLSSGINVAGAIMLGKQLARERGSEARVVTILCDTGFRYLSTLYSGEWLRSKSLPVFEWLRPE; via the coding sequence ATGACTTCATCTTCCGCGCGCAAGAACACGCTCGACCTCATCGGCAATACTCCCCTCGTTCGTCTCGAGGGCCCCAGCGCCGAAGCGGGATGCGAAATATGGGGCAAGTGCGAGTTCCTCAACCCCGGCGGCAGCGTGAAGGACCGCGCGGCGCTGGCCATCGTCCGCGATGCCGAGGAGCGGGGCGATCTCCAGCCTGGCGGCACGATCGTCGAAGGAACGGCAGGCAATACGGGGATTGGCCTGGCCCTGGTGGGCAATGCGCTCGGCTATCGCACGATCATCGTCATGCCGGACAATCAGAGCGCGGAGAAGATGGATACCCTCCGCGCGCTCGGCGCCGAGCTCGTCCTGGTCCCGCCGACCAAGTATTCGGACGGTAATCACTTCGTCCACACCAGCCGCCGGCTGGCGGAGGAAACGCCCGGCGCGATCTGGGCCAACCAGTTCGACAACACCGCCAACCGCAAAGGCCACATCGAGACCACTGCCGAGGAGATCTGGGCGCAGCTCGATGGCCGGATCGACGGCTTCACCTGCGCCGTGGGCACGGGCGGAACGCTGGCCGGCGTCGGCATGGGGTTGAAGGAGCACGATCCGCAAATCGTGGTCGCTTTGACGGACCCACACGGGGCGGCGCTCTACAGCCACTACGCCACGGGCGAGCTCAAGGCCGAAGGCAGCTCGGTGGCCGAAGGGATCGGCCAGGGGCGGATCACCGGCAACCTCGAAGGCGCCCCGGTCGATACCCAGTTCCGGGTGTCGGATGAGGAGGGCCTCGAGTGGGTGGCCCGCCTGCTGCGCGAGGAGGGGCTGTGCCTTGGACTGTCTTCGGGAATCAACGTGGCGGGGGCCATCATGCTCGGCAAGCAGCTCGCCCGCGAACGGGGCAGCGAAGCCCGCGTGGTGACGATCTTGTGCGATACGGGCTTCCGTTATCTTTCAACGCTCTATAGCGGCGAGTGGCTCCGCTCGAAGAGCCTGCCGGTGTTCGAGTGGCTCAGGCCGGAATAG
- a CDS encoding 2Fe-2S iron-sulfur cluster-binding protein yields the protein MPKLIVVNRAGEESTVDVADGLTVMEAIRDNGFDELLALCGGCCSCATCHVHVDPAFKDRLPPMSEDEDDLLESSDHRNENSRLGCQVPFTADLDGLKVTIAQED from the coding sequence ATGCCCAAGCTGATCGTCGTCAACCGCGCCGGAGAAGAGTCCACCGTGGACGTGGCCGATGGCCTGACCGTGATGGAAGCCATCCGGGACAACGGGTTCGACGAGCTGCTGGCGCTGTGCGGCGGCTGCTGCTCGTGCGCAACCTGTCATGTCCACGTCGATCCCGCGTTCAAGGATCGCCTTCCGCCGATGAGCGAGGACGAGGACGACCTGCTCGAATCGAGCGATCACCGGAACGAAAACTCGCGCCTTGGCTGCCAGGTGCCTTTCACGGCCGATCTCGACGGGCTCAAGGTCACCATCGCGCAGGAAGACTGA
- a CDS encoding DNA-3-methyladenine glycosylase family protein — MGLSAEQIRDGLDALANREPGMARALEAAGYPEPRIRERGYATLLRAIVGQQVSVAAAASVWNKLEAEVGAGIPASELLARDFDTLRACGLSRQKQGYVRSLCELVEAGALDFTALPADDEEAIALLTRIKGIGRWTAEIYLLFAEGRPDIWPAGDLAVQAGLARILALDARPGEKETRALAEPWRPHRGAAAIFTWHCYNNPAL; from the coding sequence ATGGGCTTGAGCGCCGAACAGATCCGCGACGGCCTCGATGCGCTGGCCAACCGGGAGCCCGGCATGGCTCGGGCGCTGGAAGCCGCCGGTTATCCCGAACCCAGGATTCGCGAGCGCGGGTATGCGACCCTCCTGCGCGCGATTGTCGGGCAGCAGGTCTCCGTCGCCGCCGCCGCCAGCGTGTGGAACAAGCTGGAGGCCGAGGTGGGCGCGGGAATTCCCGCATCCGAACTGCTGGCGCGGGATTTCGATACCCTGCGCGCCTGCGGGCTGTCGCGCCAGAAGCAGGGCTATGTGCGATCGCTGTGCGAGCTGGTCGAGGCGGGCGCGCTCGACTTCACCGCCCTCCCCGCGGACGACGAAGAGGCGATCGCACTCCTGACCCGGATCAAGGGGATCGGCAGGTGGACCGCGGAAATCTACCTGCTGTTCGCGGAGGGGCGCCCCGACATCTGGCCGGCCGGCGACCTCGCCGTCCAGGCGGGACTGGCACGCATCCTGGCGCTGGATGCCCGCCCGGGCGAAAAGGAGACCCGCGCCCTCGCCGAGCCGTGGCGGCCCCATCGCGGCGCTGCGGCGATCTTCACCTGGCACTGCTACAACAACCCGGCCCTGTAG